The region ATGCGCCGGGCTTCATCTTCACCACCTCGCTCTCGCCGGTGCTGGTCGCGGGCGTGCTCGCATCGGTCAAGCACCTCAAGAGCTCGAGCGAGGAACGCGAGGCTCAGCAGCGCTCGGCCGCGATGATGAAGGCCAAGTTCCGCGAGGCCGGCCTGCCGGTGATGGATTCGACCACCCACATCGTCCCGCTCATGGTGGGCGATCCGGTCAAGGCCAAGAAGATCAGCGACATCCTGCTCGCCGAATATGGCGCCTACGTGCAGCCGATCAATTTCCCGACGGTCCCGCGCGGCAAGGAGCGTCTGCGCTTCACGCCGGGCCCTGCCCATACCGAGGACATGATGACCGATCTCACCAATGCGCTGGTCGAGATCTGGGAACGGCTGGAAATGCGCAAGGCCGCCTGAGCCTTCACCAGCGCCAAGAAATTCTATCGATGACGAGACCCGGGAACCACATCCCGGGTCTTTTCATGTGGGCGGGCCGACCCCACTTGCATGTTGCGTTGCAGCGCGCGGGTTTCCCGTCCGCTCTCCCCCCGCAACACTGACAAGCGAGTAACCATGGCCAAGCTGTTCGAGCCGATCACCCTCGGCGACCTCACCCTCGACAACCGCATCGTCATCGCCCCGATGTGTATGTATTCAGCGAAAGATGGCCAGATGACCGACTGGCACGCGATGCACCTTGGCCAGCTTGCCCAGTCCGGTGCCGGCGTGCTGACCATCGAGGCGACAGCGGTGACCCCGGAGGGGCGTATTTCTTACGGCGACGTGGGCCTATGGGACGATGCCACCGAGGCGGCGATGGCCAAGGTGCTCGAACAGGTGCGCCGCTGGTCCGACATGCCGATCGCGATCCAGCTCGGTCATGCCGGGCGCAAGGCCAGCACCGAGAAGCCCTGGGATGGCGGCGCGCACATCACGCCCGACCAGCCCAACGGCTGGCAGACCGTCTCTGCCTCGGACATTCCTTTCGAGGCACACGAAACACCGCCTGTCGCGCTCGACAGCGCAGGTCTTGCGCGACTGCGCGATGCCTTCGGTGAAGCTGCGCACCGTGCCGCGCGGCTGGGTATCGACGCGGTGCAGATCCACGGCGCCCACGGCTACCTGCTGCACCAGTTCCTCTCGCCGCTCTCGAACCAGCGCACCGACCAGTACGGCGGCAGCCTCGAGAACCGCATGCGTTTCCCGCTCGAGGTCTTCGACGCGGTGCGTGCCGCCTTTCCGGCCGAGAAGCCCGTGACGATGCGCATCTCGGGCACCGACTGGGTCGAAGGCGGCTGGGATATCGAGCAGTCCATCGCTTTCTCCCGCGAACTCGAAAAGCGCGGGGTCTCGGCGATGCACATCTCCTCGGGCGGCCTGCACGTCGACCAGAAGATTCCGGTAGGCCCCAACTATCAGGTCCCCCTCGCCCGCGCGGTGAAGGAGGCGGTGAACGTGCCGGTGATCGCGGTAGGCCTGATCACCGAGGCCGAGCAGGCCGAGGCGATCGTCGCGACCGGCGATGCCGACATGGTCGGGGTCGCGCGCACGGTCCTCTACGATCCGCGCTGGCCCTGGCACGTCGCTGCCGCACTCGGCGCACAGGTCAAGGCAGCGCCGCAGTACATGCGCAGCCAGCCGCACGCCTACAAGGACCTGTTCCGCGCCGACTGACACGCGGCCCGAGCAAAAACAAGAAGCCCCGCCGGATATGCTCCGGCGGGGCTTTTTGTTTGTGGCCAACCTTCACGACACCATCACCCCGGCCTTGCCCGGTGTGACGATGTGCAGGCTCGGATCAGCGCAGCGAGACGACGTTGTCGGAGCTGCGCGGGTCCTGACGCTCGCCGGTGTAGAGGCTCGCCATCGGCTCGTCAGTGACGATCACGACCTCAGCCGAGCCGAAGCCGTTGAAGGCGGTCTTCATCGCAGCGCCATAGGCACCGAGCATGCCGACTTCGATCCAGTCACCCGCCTTGATCTCGCCGGGCAGCATGAACGGGCCTTCCATGAAGTCCGCATCGTCGCAGGTCGGGCCGTAGAACGAGAAGCTC is a window of Novosphingobium aureum DNA encoding:
- a CDS encoding NADH:flavin oxidoreductase/NADH oxidase, producing MAKLFEPITLGDLTLDNRIVIAPMCMYSAKDGQMTDWHAMHLGQLAQSGAGVLTIEATAVTPEGRISYGDVGLWDDATEAAMAKVLEQVRRWSDMPIAIQLGHAGRKASTEKPWDGGAHITPDQPNGWQTVSASDIPFEAHETPPVALDSAGLARLRDAFGEAAHRAARLGIDAVQIHGAHGYLLHQFLSPLSNQRTDQYGGSLENRMRFPLEVFDAVRAAFPAEKPVTMRISGTDWVEGGWDIEQSIAFSRELEKRGVSAMHISSGGLHVDQKIPVGPNYQVPLARAVKEAVNVPVIAVGLITEAEQAEAIVATGDADMVGVARTVLYDPRWPWHVAAALGAQVKAAPQYMRSQPHAYKDLFRAD